Genomic DNA from Paracoccus sp. MBLB3053:
GATTTCGCCGCCCGCACCGGGCGCGAGCTGACCCCGGCCGAGGCGCGTTCCATCGGCATCGACCAGGCCGCGCTCTCGCGTCTCGTGATCGGCGCCGCGCTCGAGGATGAGGCCCACAAGCTCGGGATCTCGGTCGGCGACAATGCCGTGCTCGAACAGATCCGCGATGCGGATGCCTTCAAGGGGCTCGACGGCAATTTCGACCGCGCCCGCTACGCGGATGTCCTTCAGCGCGAGGGCCTGCGCGAAGCCCAGTTCGAACAGGAACTGCGCATGGACCAGGCCCGCATGATCCTGCAGCGCGCGGCGCTGGCCGGCGTGGCCGCGCCCGCCGCCGTGACCGACCGTTCGTTGGGCTGGCTTCTGGAAACACGCGACATCCACTGGCTGGAACTGACCGCCGATGATCTGGCCGAGCCGGTCGCCACCCCTGACGACGCGACGCTGACGGCCTGGCACCAGGCCAATGCCGACCGCTTCACCGCGCCCGAGACGCGCAAGATCACCTATGTCTGGCTGACGCCCGAAATGCTTGAGAAAAGCGTCGAGGTGGATGAACAGGCGCTGCGCGATCTCTATGACCAGCGCAAGGACGAATACCAGCAGCCCGAACGCCGCATGGTCGAACGGCTCGTCTTCCCGACAAAGGATGCCGCCCAGGAAGCCAAGGCCCGGATCGAGGCCGGTGAGGTCACATTCGAGCAGCTCGCCGCCGAGCGCGGCCTGACGCTTGCCGATCTGGACCTGGGCGAGGTTTCGCGCGACGAACTCGGAGCGGCGGGCGATGCGGTCTTTGCGCTTGACCAGCCCGGCGTCGCCGGGCCCGTCGACAGCGATCTCGGCCCCGCGCTCTTTTCGATGAACGCCATCCTCGAGCCCGTGGACATCCCCTTCGAAGAGGCCCGCGACGACCTGCGCATCGAAGCCGCCGTCGACCGCGCGCGTCGCCAGATCGACGAGCAATCCGACAGCATCAACGACCTGATGGCGGGCGGCGCCACGCTCGAGGATCTCGTCAAGGAAACCCGGATGCAGATCGGCCAGGTCGACTGGACCGGTTCGGAACCCGCCGATCCGGGCAGCATCATCGCCTATCCCGAATTCCGCGAACATGCCGAGACCGTCACCGACAAGGATTTCCCCGAGCTTTTCTCCTTCGAGGATGGCGGCATCTTCGCGCTGCGCCTCGACGAGATCGTGCCCCCCGCGCTGATGCCCTTCGACGAGGTGCGCGAGCGCGTGCTGGAAGACTGGCGGCAGAACGAAACCAAGCGCCGCCTGCTCGCGCTCGCCGATGAACGCAAGCTCGAAGCCGAGGTCGCGGGCGACCAGGCCGGTCAGCCGGTTCCCGCCGCCACCGCGCCGGTCGCCCAGGCCGTCGGGGCGGTGGCGCCCGCCGTGACCCCGACCGAAACCCCCGCGGCGCCGGAAATGGGTCAGGCCGAAACCGGACTTGCCCGCGGCGGCTTCATCAACGGCGTGCCGCAGGACATCGTGGCGCGCGCCTTCGAGATCCGCGAGCCGGGCACATCCGAGGTGATCGAGGCCGAAAACCGGGTCTTCCTCGTCACGCTCGATGAAATCCATGCCGCCAGCCTCGAAGGCGACGAGGTCGAGCAGATGCGCAGCGGCATCACCGGTCGCATCGCCGATTCCCTGCGCCAGGACGTCTTCGAATATTTCACCCGCGCGCTCCAGAACCAGGCCGGGGTAAGCATCAACCAGACCGCGATCGACGCGGTGAACGCACAGATGCAGTGATGGACATCTCTCCCGATTACTCCGAATTCGAGCGCGGCTGGGCCCAGGGGCAGAACCAGCTTCTCACCATCCGCCTGGCCGCCGATCTCGATACGCCCGTCAGCCTGATGCTGAAACTGGCCGAGGCGGCGCCGAACAGCTTCATGCTGGAAAGCGTGACCGGCGGCGAGCTGCGCGGGCGGTATTCCTTTGTCGGGATGAAGCCGGACCTGATCTGGGACTGCCGCGACGGCAAGGCGCGGATCAACCGCAATGCGCGCTATTCGGACGAGTTCGAGGATGACACGCGCCCCGCGCTGGAAAGCCTGCGCGCGTTGATCGGGGAAAGCCGCATCGACATGCCGGAAGGCGTGCCTGCGGGCGCGGCCGGGCTTTTCGGCTATCTCGGCTATGACATGATCCGCCTGGTCGAGCGCCTGCCGGATGTGAACCCCGACCCGCTGGGCCTGCCGGACGCGATGATGATGCGTCCCTCGGTCGTGGCCGTGCTCGACGGCGTCAAGGGCGAGGTGCTGCTTTGCGCCCCCGCCTGGCATCAGGACGGAATTCCCGCCCGCGCCGCCTATGCGCAGACCGCCGAACGCCTGATGGAGGCGCTGCGCTCGCTCGACCGACAGCCCAGCGAGCCCCGCGCGCTGGGCCATGACCTGAAGGTCGGCGAATTGCGCTCGAACTTCTCGAAGCCCGCCTACCTGGCTGCCGTCGAGAAGGCCAAGGACTATATCCGCGCGGGCGACATCTTCCAGGTCGTGCCCTCGCAGCGCTGGGCGATGGATTTCCCCCTGCCGCCCTTCGCGCTTTATCGCAGCCTGCGCCGCACGAACCCGTCGCCCTTCATGTTCTACCTGAATTTCGGCGGCTTCCAGATCGTCGGGGCCTCGCCCGAGATCCTCGTGCGCCTGCGCGGCGGCGAGGTGACCGTCCGCCCGATCGCCGGAACCCGCAAGCGCGGCGCGACGCCCGAAGAAGACAACGCGCTGGAAGCCGACCTGCTTTCCGACCAGAAGGAACTGGCCGAGCACCTGATGCTTCTGGACCTCGGCCGCAACGATGTGGGCCGGGTCGCGAAAATGGGCACGGTGAAGCCGACCGAGCAATTCATCGTCGAACGCTACAGCCATGTCATGCACATCGTCTCGAACGTGGTGGGCGAACTCCGCGATGGCGAAGACGCGCTGTCGGCGCTGCTCGCGGGCATGCCCGCGGGAACCGTCTCGGGCGCGCCAAAAGTCCGCGCGATGGAGATCATCGACGAGCTCGAGCCCGAAAAGCGCGGCGTCTATGCCGGTGGCGTCGGCTATTTCGCGGCGAATGGCGAAATGGACATGTGCATCGCGCTGCGCACCGGCGTCATCAAGGACCAGACGCTTTACATCCAGGCGGGCGGCGGCGTCGTCTATGACAGCGACCCCGAGGCCGAGTTCGAGGAAACCGAGAACAAGTCCAACGCCCTGCGCCGCGCCGCCGAGGAAGCGGCAAGGTTCGTGCGCGGCAATAACTGACCACGATCCGAAAGAAACCTGGTGGAAAAGTCCGACTTTTCCAGCAACTCATTCGGACAGGCATTTATTGCCGCGACATTCCGGCTTCAGGGCTGCCAGGCAGGACTGAACAACGGGTTCAGATCAGCGCGTGCAGCTCAATGGGTAGCGTTGCCCGTTCCAGGTGGTCCAGCCCTTGGCTGTTCTTCCCACGGGTTTGGCGAGGTACCAGCGATTGCCGTCGGCATGGGTGAAAAACAGGCCACCCTTGTCGCCACTCTTGGCGTTGGTCAACGACACCCATTTTGACCCGTTATCCGAAAACCTGCCCTTCCAACCTGCGGATACCGAGGACGAACAGATAGTTCCCTCGTCCGTTTCCTCACAGGATTGGCTGCCATTATCGACGACGCTCCACCGCATTCGGGCGGGGCGTCCGTCTATGATGCAATCCCAGTCTCCTCCCCACCATCCGGACGCCATATTGGCAAAGGACGGGGTCGAGAAAGGGAGTGACAATATGCATGCGATGCATGTCAGGGAAATGGCTCTGTGCATATCAATCTCCTGGCAGGCGCAGATTGCGCCCGATGAAACTTATTATGCTCTAAGGTCCAGGATGATCGTTTGAGGGGGTGGTTACCCGAACGACTCATCCGGGAAGGCTAATCCACTGATGTGCGAAAGGGGGCCATGCATCGGAAATCAAAGGTATCTCGATGACGTGGCTTCCAGCATCAGTCATGAAATTCGAGATCTGAAACACGCCCGCATGATAAGCGTGATTGGTGATTTTGTCGAGCATTCGTCGCAAGGATCGCCATCGCGGTTCACCCGCGACCTTCCACGGGCCGTGAAACGGTCTGGCGCCGCAGGGGTGATGAACGGTTGACACGGAGCTTCACTTCCGGTGCACGGCCTGTGTACGCCCGGTGTACGCGCTGTGTACGGATGTCACAGCAAAAACCCCAGCATTTGCTGGGGTTTTCGGGAAAATTCGTGGCAGGCCGCCTCATGCAACGCGCGCTGGCGTTGCGCATAGGGGCGGGGGGCGCTCAGTCCTCGCCGCGATAGGGCTGGACATATTGCAGCGCCATGTCCCAGGGGAAGAAGATCCAGGTGTCCTGGCTCACCTCGGTGACATAGGTCTGGACCATCGGCCGGCCCTTGGGCTTGGCGTAGACGGTCGCGAAATGCGCCTTTGGATAAAGCGTGCGGACATGTTCCAGCGTGCGGCCGGAATCGACCAGATCGTCGATCACCAGAATGCCGTCGCCATCGCCCATCAACTCGTGATCGGGGGCTTTCAGGACCTGGATCTCGCCCTGCTTGGCCTCGGCGCCGACGGCCTTGTAGGATTTGACCGAGATCGTGTCGATGGTGCGCACGTCCAGTTCGCGCGCGACGATCATGGCGGGGACAAGGCCGCCGCGGGTGATCGCCAGGATGGCGCGCCATTCGCGGCCGTCCAGACGCCAGGCCAGCGCGCGCGCGTCGCGGTGCATCTGGTCCCAGCTGATGTGAAAGCCGCGTTCATGGGGCAGGCGATCGTTCATTTTTCTTGTCCTTTCAATGCTTGACGATCAGCATCAGGCCAAGCGCTGCCATTGCGAATGCTGCCGCCCGATCGATCCAGAATTTCGCGCCAAAATAGCGCCTGCGCATGCCTGC
This window encodes:
- a CDS encoding peptidyl-prolyl cis-trans isomerase; the encoded protein is MRGKGKSTIVWLLMGMLVLGLGGFGVTNFSTGTADIGSVGDVDITSQEYARSLRGEMQDFAARTGRELTPAEARSIGIDQAALSRLVIGAALEDEAHKLGISVGDNAVLEQIRDADAFKGLDGNFDRARYADVLQREGLREAQFEQELRMDQARMILQRAALAGVAAPAAVTDRSLGWLLETRDIHWLELTADDLAEPVATPDDATLTAWHQANADRFTAPETRKITYVWLTPEMLEKSVEVDEQALRDLYDQRKDEYQQPERRMVERLVFPTKDAAQEAKARIEAGEVTFEQLAAERGLTLADLDLGEVSRDELGAAGDAVFALDQPGVAGPVDSDLGPALFSMNAILEPVDIPFEEARDDLRIEAAVDRARRQIDEQSDSINDLMAGGATLEDLVKETRMQIGQVDWTGSEPADPGSIIAYPEFREHAETVTDKDFPELFSFEDGGIFALRLDEIVPPALMPFDEVRERVLEDWRQNETKRRLLALADERKLEAEVAGDQAGQPVPAATAPVAQAVGAVAPAVTPTETPAAPEMGQAETGLARGGFINGVPQDIVARAFEIREPGTSEVIEAENRVFLVTLDEIHAASLEGDEVEQMRSGITGRIADSLRQDVFEYFTRALQNQAGVSINQTAIDAVNAQMQ
- the trpE gene encoding anthranilate synthase component I; the encoded protein is MDISPDYSEFERGWAQGQNQLLTIRLAADLDTPVSLMLKLAEAAPNSFMLESVTGGELRGRYSFVGMKPDLIWDCRDGKARINRNARYSDEFEDDTRPALESLRALIGESRIDMPEGVPAGAAGLFGYLGYDMIRLVERLPDVNPDPLGLPDAMMMRPSVVAVLDGVKGEVLLCAPAWHQDGIPARAAYAQTAERLMEALRSLDRQPSEPRALGHDLKVGELRSNFSKPAYLAAVEKAKDYIRAGDIFQVVPSQRWAMDFPLPPFALYRSLRRTNPSPFMFYLNFGGFQIVGASPEILVRLRGGEVTVRPIAGTRKRGATPEEDNALEADLLSDQKELAEHLMLLDLGRNDVGRVAKMGTVKPTEQFIVERYSHVMHIVSNVVGELRDGEDALSALLAGMPAGTVSGAPKVRAMEIIDELEPEKRGVYAGGVGYFAANGEMDMCIALRTGVIKDQTLYIQAGGGVVYDSDPEAEFEETENKSNALRRAAEEAARFVRGNN
- a CDS encoding DUF6006 family protein is translated as MHRAISLTCIACILSLPFSTPSFANMASGWWGGDWDCIIDGRPARMRWSVVDNGSQSCEETDEGTICSSSVSAGWKGRFSDNGSKWVSLTNAKSGDKGGLFFTHADGNRWYLAKPVGRTAKGWTTWNGQRYPLSCTR
- the gpt gene encoding xanthine phosphoribosyltransferase, translating into MNDRLPHERGFHISWDQMHRDARALAWRLDGREWRAILAITRGGLVPAMIVARELDVRTIDTISVKSYKAVGAEAKQGEIQVLKAPDHELMGDGDGILVIDDLVDSGRTLEHVRTLYPKAHFATVYAKPKGRPMVQTYVTEVSQDTWIFFPWDMALQYVQPYRGED